CACCGTGGATGAGTTCGCACCGAGGCTGTCGTTCTTCTTCGTGAGCCAGGCGGACTTCTTCGAGGAGATCGCCAAGTTCCGCGCCGCCCGTCGCTGCTACGCCCGCATCATGAAGGAGCGCTTCGGTGCGAAGAAGCCGGAATCCTGCCGCCTGCGCTTCCACGCCCAGACGGCGGCCGCCACGCTGACCAAGCCCCAGTACAAGATCAACGTTGTGCGCACGGCCTTCCAGGCGCTCTCCGCGGTTCTCGGCGGCGCCCAGTCGCTGCATACCAACGGCATGGACGAGGCCTTCGCCATACCCACCGAAGAGGCCATGAAGATCGCCCTGCGCACCCAGCAGATCATTGCCCACGAGACCAATGTGGACCAGGTCATCGACCCGATGGGCGGCTCGTATTACGTGGAGAAGCTCACCAACCAGATCGAGGAGGAAGTCTTCAAGACCCTGGACGAGGTTGAAGAGATGGGTGGCTGCATCAAGGCCATCGAGGACGGCTGGTTCCAGCGCGGCATTGCCGATTCCGCCTACGATTTCGCCCTGCGCAAGGCCAGTGGTGAGCGCCCGGTCATCGGCGTCAACTGCTACCGGGAAGAGGACGAAAAGGTGGATATCGAGATCCACCCCCACGATCCCGAAACCGAGCGACGTCAGATCGAGCGACTACATCGGGTGCAGAAAGAGCGTAATAACGCCCGGGTAGACGAGTTGCTGACGGAACTGCAGCGGGTAGCGAACAGTGAATCGGAAAACATCATGCCGGTGACCATCCAGCTGGTAAAGGAAGGCGCATCCATGGGCGAGATCGTGGAAACACTGCGCGAGCTCTGGGGGACGTACCGGGAAACTCCGGTCATATAAAAAGAAGCGTGCAACGCGAGAGGAATTTACGCCGGCTGCATGCCGGCGTTTTTTTACCCGGACCCGGCAACCTGACCCAGTAGCGCTCGCACCTGTTCAAGCGTGTCGGCATCCTGCGGCCCCAGGTCATGGCGCCAGCGGCTGATGCGCGGAAAGCGCACGGCTATGCCCGACTTGTGGCGGCGGGACTCGGCGATGCCTTCGAAGGCGAGCTCGAACACCTGCTCCGGATGGACTGACCGGACCGGCCCGAAACGCTCCACGGTATGGCTGCGAATCCAGCGGTCGAGACGCTCGATCTCCTTGTTATCAAGACCGGAATAGGCCTTGGCCACGGGCACCAGGTCAGCACCATCCCAGACACCGAAGGTGTAGTCGGTGAGCAGGTTGGATCGGCGACCATGACCAGGCTGTGCGTACAGCATCACCGCATCGATGGTGTGGGGTTCTACTTTCCACTTCCACCAGTCACCGCGCACCCGCCCCACCTGGTAGGGCGCCTGCCGCCGCTTGAGAATCAGCCCCTCGGTGCCGAGTTCCCGGGATCGCTC
The Natronocella acetinitrilica DNA segment above includes these coding regions:
- a CDS encoding methylmalonyl-CoA mutase family protein translates to MSQRKQYDKSEIERIRSDKADWEQLELKAFTDRAPETRSEYKTGSGLPVERVYTPLDIADDGYDQLGFPGQYPFTRGPYPTMYRGRNWTMRQIAGFGTANETNQRFKYLLAQGQTGLSIDFDMPTLMGFDSDNPMSEGEVGREGVAIDTLADMEELFADIDLTKISVSMTINPSAWILYAMYIALAQKRGYDLNDLSGTIQNDILKEYIAQKEWIYPVRPSLRLVRDCIAYGARNMRRYNPINISGYHISEAGSTATQEVAFTMATTIQYVEEALKAGVTVDEFAPRLSFFFVSQADFFEEIAKFRAARRCYARIMKERFGAKKPESCRLRFHAQTAAATLTKPQYKINVVRTAFQALSAVLGGAQSLHTNGMDEAFAIPTEEAMKIALRTQQIIAHETNVDQVIDPMGGSYYVEKLTNQIEEEVFKTLDEVEEMGGCIKAIEDGWFQRGIADSAYDFALRKASGERPVIGVNCYREEDEKVDIEIHPHDPETERRQIERLHRVQKERNNARVDELLTELQRVANSESENIMPVTIQLVKEGASMGEIVETLRELWGTYRETPVI